A stretch of the Polyangiaceae bacterium genome encodes the following:
- a CDS encoding DUF3365 domain-containing protein — translation MWIRVPQVALVLPLVLGCQSGPKRLDPVPKEHEARVTKAQGAIGELKKTLSGRLQEAIKSGGHASGIEVCATEAGKLTADLAAKNGVEIGRSSHKLRNEQNAPRPWVKAYLSEVAGKPAKDVKPAVYDLGDKLGVVEPLPTQALCVSCHGAPEGIPAEVKQKLGERYPKDQATGFAEGDLRGVAWVELAK, via the coding sequence ATGTGGATCCGTGTCCCTCAGGTCGCGCTGGTTCTGCCTCTCGTCCTCGGCTGTCAGAGCGGCCCCAAGCGCCTCGACCCAGTACCCAAGGAGCACGAGGCCCGCGTCACCAAGGCCCAGGGCGCCATCGGCGAGCTGAAGAAGACGCTGAGCGGCCGGCTCCAGGAGGCCATCAAGAGCGGCGGCCACGCGAGCGGCATCGAGGTCTGCGCCACGGAGGCGGGCAAGCTCACCGCCGACCTCGCCGCCAAGAACGGCGTCGAGATTGGCCGCTCCAGCCACAAGCTGCGCAACGAGCAGAACGCGCCGCGGCCCTGGGTGAAGGCGTACCTGAGCGAGGTCGCCGGCAAGCCGGCCAAGGACGTGAAGCCGGCAGTGTACGATCTGGGCGACAAGCTCGGCGTGGTCGAGCCCCTGCCGACTCAGGCCCTCTGCGTCAGCTGCCACGGCGCCCCGGAGGGCATCCCCGCCGAGGTCAAGCAGAAGCTCGGCGAGCGCTACCCGAAGGACCAAGCTACCGGCTTCGCGGAGGGCGATCTGCGCGGCGTGGCCTGGGTCGAGCTCGCGAAGTAA
- the nadA gene encoding quinolinate synthase NadA, whose translation MTAREPFPSLLIRASGISAQGAFAEAQASYLDPDPAEVAELGALLREKNAGIVAHFYMDPELQGVLAATDWPFIHISDSLVMADRAVEMARAGAKTIVVLGVDFMSENVRAMLDASGFADVPVYRVADKAIGCSLAENAEAPAYGAYLTRASQTPISLHVVYINTSLRTKAYAQSLVPTITCTSSNVVKTVLQAFAQIPGVHVWFGPDTYMGHNLAQLFGSLSELPEERIRALHPAHDRQSIAALLPRFHYFEQGSCIVHHLFGAEVAERVRKEYEHAFITAHLEVPGEMFTVALSAQRRDAGVVGSTSDILAFIGKKVDAAAATGAPAHLRFVLGTEAGMITSIVRRVRQTLAAAPKVDVEIIFPVASEAIAQTGESDLAVVPGVSGGEGCSTEGGCATCPYMKMNSLDALLSVLRRVDAEPKAHLAAFEPKHYTDQIAGKTMAELGGVPILHMREFGKLGRLPDALVTDVTSRHPR comes from the coding sequence ATGACCGCCCGCGAGCCGTTTCCGTCGCTGTTGATCCGCGCCTCCGGCATCAGCGCCCAGGGCGCCTTCGCCGAGGCGCAGGCCTCGTACCTGGATCCCGATCCGGCCGAGGTCGCCGAGCTCGGCGCGCTCCTGCGCGAGAAGAACGCGGGCATCGTCGCGCATTTCTACATGGACCCGGAGCTCCAGGGCGTGCTCGCGGCCACGGACTGGCCCTTCATCCACATTTCGGACTCGCTGGTGATGGCGGATCGCGCGGTCGAGATGGCCAGGGCCGGGGCCAAGACCATCGTCGTGCTCGGCGTGGACTTCATGAGCGAGAACGTGCGCGCCATGCTGGACGCCAGCGGCTTCGCCGACGTGCCGGTGTATCGCGTGGCGGACAAGGCCATCGGCTGCTCGCTGGCCGAGAACGCCGAGGCGCCCGCCTACGGCGCGTATCTGACTCGCGCCAGCCAGACCCCGATCTCGCTCCACGTGGTCTACATCAACACCAGCCTGCGCACGAAGGCGTACGCCCAGTCGCTGGTGCCGACCATCACCTGCACCTCGTCGAACGTCGTCAAGACGGTGCTCCAGGCCTTCGCGCAGATCCCGGGCGTCCACGTCTGGTTCGGTCCGGACACGTACATGGGCCACAACCTGGCCCAGCTCTTCGGCTCGCTGTCCGAGCTGCCCGAGGAGCGAATCCGCGCGCTCCACCCCGCGCACGATCGGCAGAGCATTGCGGCGCTCTTGCCGCGCTTCCACTACTTCGAGCAGGGAAGCTGCATCGTGCACCACCTGTTCGGTGCCGAGGTGGCGGAGCGCGTGCGCAAGGAGTACGAGCACGCCTTCATCACTGCGCACCTGGAGGTGCCCGGCGAGATGTTCACGGTCGCGCTCTCCGCCCAGCGTCGCGACGCCGGCGTGGTCGGCTCCACCTCGGACATCCTGGCCTTCATCGGCAAGAAGGTGGACGCCGCTGCCGCGACGGGGGCGCCGGCGCACCTCCGCTTCGTGCTCGGCACCGAGGCTGGCATGATCACCAGCATCGTGCGGCGCGTGCGCCAGACGCTCGCAGCTGCCCCGAAGGTGGACGTCGAGATCATCTTCCCGGTCGCGAGCGAGGCCATCGCCCAGACCGGGGAGAGCGATCTCGCCGTCGTGCCCGGGGTGTCCGGCGGCGAGGGCTGCAGCACCGAGGGTGGCTGCGCGACCTGCCCGTACATGAAGATGAACAGCCTCGACGCCCTGCTCAGCGTGCTGCGGCGGGTGGACGCGGAGCCGAAGGCGCACCTCGCCGCCTTCGAGCCCAAGCACTACACGGACCAGATCGCGGGTAAGACCATGGCCGAGCTCGGTGGCGTGCCCATCCTGCACATGCGGGAATTCGGCAAGCTGGGGCGGCTGCCGGACGCGCTGGTGACGGATGTCACCTCGCGTCATCCGCGTTGA
- a CDS encoding sulfatase-like hydrolase/transferase has product MSDLDASVEQEPRAQVGRVPPVVVGEPEPAWRARRRRMRRARKAIGLFLLLTPVVAVVAVDASRRAELLGTFQGYYRWTYFGAVVESLVLWGTLLYAASRRSGWARWLAAALFVVGITFSFGGQAYFYSQYHAYLNVDVSVFASNFMDSVMNQLFADIGNYLKAKAPPLVAAVAVLVLARRVIRPRRVPSIVACYVAPVLVIASFFIPTQHRHIQAATPDVLYLHAVGGLIRTQLGLTDQSNQLRPRQRDSLPVEQLTAKPHSPRNVVLLILESVRADAACIEYDPECMRTGATNQLLPKRFGLNQMRSLDSSTAISLAVLWAGILPTEDRETLHTWPLLFDYARAAGWDTAYWTSQNMMFGNARLWVKNLGVSKFVAATDLDPTADLDMGAPENLLAERVNAEIGELREPFFAVVHLSNVHYPYHIDRNGPLPFQPWTTSKAPDDNPYFFNYYQNSVYQQDLHVANMLKHLRSTEAGQRTAVVYLSDHGEAFREHGQMGHTFSVFDEEIHVPAWIDAPPGVLTEEQAKNLAAKKDAYVFQVDVAPTILDLMGLWDEPSIAKYKTKMPGHSLLRPELTREALAMTNCAGVWSCAFENWGYMRENMKLEARAWDTGWHCYDVAADPEEKDPLPLERCGDLQERAMKTFGRLPGKKKD; this is encoded by the coding sequence GTGTCGGATCTGGACGCCAGCGTCGAACAGGAGCCGCGCGCCCAGGTGGGGCGCGTGCCTCCCGTGGTCGTGGGCGAGCCGGAGCCCGCATGGCGCGCGCGCCGGCGGCGCATGCGGCGGGCGCGCAAGGCCATCGGGCTGTTCCTGCTGCTCACGCCGGTCGTGGCCGTGGTGGCCGTGGACGCCTCGCGGCGAGCCGAGCTGCTCGGGACCTTCCAGGGTTACTACCGCTGGACCTACTTCGGAGCGGTCGTCGAGAGCCTGGTGCTCTGGGGCACCCTGCTCTACGCGGCCTCGCGCCGCAGCGGCTGGGCGCGTTGGCTGGCGGCGGCCCTGTTCGTCGTGGGGATCACCTTTTCCTTCGGCGGCCAGGCCTACTTCTACTCGCAGTACCACGCCTACCTGAACGTCGACGTGTCCGTGTTCGCGTCGAACTTCATGGACAGCGTGATGAACCAGCTCTTCGCCGACATCGGCAACTACCTGAAGGCGAAGGCGCCGCCGCTGGTCGCGGCAGTAGCCGTGCTGGTGTTGGCGCGGCGCGTGATCCGACCGCGCCGCGTGCCCAGCATCGTGGCCTGCTACGTGGCGCCGGTGCTGGTGATCGCGTCGTTCTTCATTCCGACGCAGCACCGTCACATCCAGGCGGCGACGCCGGACGTCCTGTACCTGCACGCCGTCGGCGGTCTCATCCGCACGCAGCTCGGGCTCACGGATCAGTCGAACCAGCTGCGCCCGCGCCAGCGCGACTCGCTGCCCGTGGAGCAGCTCACCGCCAAGCCGCACTCGCCCCGCAACGTGGTGCTGCTCATCTTGGAGAGCGTGCGCGCCGACGCGGCCTGCATCGAATACGATCCGGAGTGTATGCGCACCGGCGCCACCAACCAGCTCTTGCCCAAGCGCTTCGGGCTGAACCAGATGCGCTCGCTCGACTCGTCCACCGCCATCTCGCTGGCGGTGCTCTGGGCCGGGATCTTGCCCACCGAGGACCGGGAGACGCTCCACACCTGGCCGCTGCTCTTCGACTACGCGCGGGCCGCGGGCTGGGACACGGCCTACTGGACCAGCCAGAACATGATGTTCGGCAACGCGCGGCTCTGGGTGAAGAACCTCGGGGTCAGCAAGTTCGTCGCCGCCACCGATCTCGACCCCACCGCGGATCTGGACATGGGCGCGCCGGAGAACCTGCTGGCCGAGCGCGTGAACGCGGAGATCGGCGAGCTCAGAGAGCCGTTCTTCGCCGTCGTTCACCTGTCGAACGTGCACTACCCGTATCACATCGATCGCAACGGCCCGCTGCCGTTCCAGCCTTGGACCACCAGCAAGGCCCCCGACGACAACCCCTACTTCTTCAACTACTACCAGAACTCCGTCTACCAGCAGGACCTGCACGTCGCGAACATGCTGAAGCACCTGCGCTCCACGGAGGCGGGGCAGCGCACCGCCGTCGTGTACCTGAGCGATCACGGGGAGGCGTTCCGCGAGCACGGCCAGATGGGGCACACCTTCAGCGTGTTCGACGAGGAGATCCACGTGCCCGCCTGGATCGACGCGCCGCCAGGTGTCTTGACGGAGGAGCAGGCGAAGAACCTCGCGGCCAAGAAGGACGCCTACGTGTTCCAGGTGGACGTCGCGCCCACCATCCTCGACCTGATGGGCTTGTGGGACGAGCCGAGCATCGCCAAGTACAAGACCAAGATGCCCGGTCACAGCCTGCTCCGCCCCGAGCTGACCCGTGAGGCTCTGGCCATGACCAACTGCGCCGGGGTCTGGAGCTGCGCCTTCGAGAACTGGGGCTACATGCGCGAGAACATGAAGCTCGAGGCCCGCGCCTGGGACACGGGCTGGCACTGCTACGACGTCGCCGCCGATCCGGAGGAGAAAGACCCGCTGCCCCTCGAGCGCTGCGGCGATCTGCAGGAGCGCGCCATGAAGACCTTCGGCCGCCTGCCGGGGAAGAAGAAGGACTGA
- a CDS encoding glycosyltransferase family 39 protein, protein MQRNPDAGSHLAYVRFLAEKQALPGPGDCSVCHHPPLYYAAAALVSLAFGSGRALQLLSLVALGGFGLLAARCFARLFARPAQQALATALVVLWPLGVIASARVNNDVAFYLVAAACFYFLLRWWQTPETRWLGLAAGAAALGLFVKANALVLVLLVLAVVLLRTARRGGSGRSQWLLAGALVMVAALHGFFRAGAGGALSHRVLGTAYKTAPGELDPRGAGYYTRFEPRSFVRVPYAEAAIPRGLEPTFWNHWLKSSLHGTRTRVFAFLAAPEPPAARRVAQTLNALLLALLAFGIAGAWLSRRFAGPYRELLAVSAGVWVAAAVAFHALVPTGHHADFRFVFPVLIPASALYVDITYGLRRRGLWLWHAGYLLVELFVAFSLAYVLALRVS, encoded by the coding sequence ATGCAGCGCAACCCGGACGCGGGCTCGCACCTGGCGTACGTGCGCTTCCTGGCGGAGAAGCAGGCGCTGCCCGGCCCCGGCGACTGCTCCGTGTGCCACCACCCGCCGCTCTACTACGCGGCGGCCGCGCTGGTGTCTCTCGCCTTCGGCTCCGGGCGCGCGCTGCAGCTCTTGTCGCTGGTCGCGCTGGGCGGTTTCGGCCTCTTGGCGGCGCGCTGTTTCGCCCGCCTGTTCGCGCGGCCGGCCCAGCAGGCGCTGGCCACGGCGTTGGTGGTGCTCTGGCCGCTCGGCGTGATCGCCTCCGCCCGCGTCAACAACGACGTGGCGTTCTACCTGGTCGCCGCCGCCTGCTTCTACTTTCTGCTCCGCTGGTGGCAAACGCCCGAGACGCGCTGGCTCGGCCTCGCCGCGGGCGCGGCCGCGCTCGGCCTGTTCGTGAAAGCGAACGCGCTGGTCTTGGTGCTCTTGGTGCTGGCGGTGGTCCTGCTCCGGACCGCGCGTCGCGGTGGATCGGGGCGCAGCCAGTGGCTGCTCGCGGGCGCGCTGGTCATGGTGGCCGCGCTCCACGGCTTCTTCCGCGCGGGCGCCGGGGGAGCGCTCTCGCACCGCGTGCTCGGCACCGCCTACAAGACCGCGCCCGGCGAGCTCGACCCGCGCGGCGCGGGCTACTACACGCGCTTCGAGCCGCGCTCCTTCGTCCGGGTGCCGTACGCCGAGGCCGCGATCCCCAGAGGCTTGGAGCCCACGTTCTGGAACCACTGGCTCAAGTCCAGCCTGCACGGCACGCGCACCCGGGTGTTCGCGTTCCTCGCCGCGCCCGAGCCACCCGCGGCGCGCCGCGTCGCCCAGACGCTGAACGCGCTGCTCCTCGCGCTGCTCGCGTTCGGCATCGCAGGCGCTTGGCTGTCGCGGCGCTTCGCCGGGCCATATCGGGAGCTCCTGGCGGTGTCCGCCGGTGTCTGGGTCGCGGCGGCCGTCGCGTTCCATGCCTTGGTCCCCACGGGGCACCACGCCGACTTCCGCTTCGTCTTTCCGGTGCTGATCCCGGCGAGCGCGCTCTACGTGGACATCACCTACGGCCTGCGCCGTCGCGGGCTCTGGCTCTGGCACGCCGGCTATCTGCTGGTCGAGCTGTTCGTCGCGTTCTCGCTGGCGTACGTCTTGGCGTTGCGGGTGAGCTGA
- a CDS encoding zeta toxin family protein — MTRPVLLVIAGPNGAGKTTVTVRLRDDHWSHGVEYLNPDDIAQTRFGDWNSPRATLEAAEWTTARREELLRKQSGIAFETVFSTPEKVDFLQRAKSSGYFVRVFFIGTEDPRINAARVAGRVMQGGHTVPIEKIISRYGKSMANLSAAIRLADRVYIYDNSVDGVDARLCARTEDGKLRKIYGALPPWVADAVQGLERHPAFVDLRAA, encoded by the coding sequence GTGACCCGCCCCGTCCTGCTGGTGATCGCCGGACCCAATGGCGCCGGAAAGACGACGGTCACCGTGCGCCTGCGAGACGACCACTGGAGTCACGGCGTCGAGTACCTGAACCCCGACGACATCGCCCAAACGCGCTTCGGGGACTGGAATTCTCCCCGCGCAACGCTCGAGGCCGCTGAATGGACGACCGCGCGGCGGGAGGAGCTCCTGAGGAAACAGTCCGGCATCGCGTTCGAGACGGTGTTCTCGACGCCCGAGAAGGTCGACTTCTTGCAGCGAGCCAAGTCCAGCGGCTACTTCGTGCGGGTGTTCTTCATCGGCACGGAGGATCCGCGCATCAATGCCGCGCGGGTTGCGGGCCGGGTGATGCAGGGTGGGCACACCGTCCCCATCGAGAAGATCATCAGCCGCTACGGGAAGTCGATGGCGAACCTCTCGGCAGCAATTCGCCTGGCCGACCGCGTGTACATCTACGACAACTCCGTGGACGGCGTCGATGCGCGCCTGTGTGCGCGCACCGAGGACGGGAAGCTGAGAAAGATCTACGGGGCGCTTCCGCCATGGGTCGCCGACGCCGTTCAAGGGTTGGAGCGCCACCCGGCGTTCGTGGACCTCCGAGCTGCGTGA
- a CDS encoding HNH endonuclease has translation MSSERSACANVIFHLAELDRRNLYLDDACSSLFAYCTERLGYSEDRATKRVRVARLAQQFPQVLDDLASGELHLTGLFLLSGHLTDDNAEQLLAEARGKSKRQLEELLARWFPRPDVPPTITPVTPEPVQGQLSTWSGAGTPAPPPAPPPAQAPRPRVEPLSPESVRVEFSAHAAFRDKLEQARALLSHTVPSGDLATILERALDLLIERETKRRAGAGKPRKRRETKPGSRHVPVDVQRAVRERDGNQCTFTDAEGRRCSAKRFLTIEHIDPFAKGGPTTVDNCCLLCRPHNAHRARQVFGEEHIQNRISEARARRKRNTPPTPPLAPEGGVSEKVLGALVRMGFKRADARRAVEQARLCEVEPLLEPMLRATLAILTP, from the coding sequence GTGAGCTCGGAGCGGTCGGCGTGCGCCAACGTCATCTTCCACCTGGCAGAGCTCGACCGCCGCAACCTGTACCTGGACGATGCGTGTTCCTCCCTCTTCGCCTACTGCACCGAGCGCCTCGGCTATTCCGAGGACCGCGCGACCAAGCGTGTGCGTGTGGCCCGCCTGGCCCAGCAGTTCCCCCAGGTGCTCGATGACCTCGCCAGCGGCGAGCTCCACCTGACGGGGCTGTTCCTGCTCTCCGGCCACCTGACGGACGACAACGCCGAGCAGCTCCTCGCCGAGGCGCGAGGGAAGTCCAAGCGACAGCTCGAGGAGCTGCTCGCCCGCTGGTTCCCGCGGCCGGACGTGCCGCCGACCATCACCCCGGTCACGCCCGAGCCGGTACAAGGGCAGTTGTCCACATGGTCCGGGGCAGGTACCCCGGCCCCGCCGCCGGCCCCGCCGCCGGCCCAGGCGCCTCGCCCTCGCGTCGAGCCGCTCTCGCCGGAGAGCGTTCGCGTGGAATTCAGCGCCCACGCTGCGTTCCGCGACAAGCTCGAGCAGGCCCGGGCGCTGCTCAGCCACACGGTGCCCAGCGGCGACCTCGCGACGATCCTCGAGCGCGCGCTGGACCTGCTCATCGAGCGGGAGACGAAGCGCCGCGCCGGCGCGGGCAAGCCCCGCAAGCGCCGCGAGACGAAGCCGGGCTCGCGGCACGTTCCGGTGGATGTCCAGCGAGCGGTCAGGGAGCGGGACGGCAACCAGTGCACCTTCACCGATGCCGAAGGGCGGCGTTGCTCCGCCAAGCGCTTCCTCACCATCGAGCACATCGATCCGTTCGCGAAGGGCGGGCCCACGACGGTGGACAACTGCTGCTTGCTTTGCAGGCCTCACAACGCTCACCGAGCGCGCCAGGTCTTCGGCGAGGAGCACATCCAGAACAGGATCTCGGAGGCGCGAGCGAGGCGAAAACGGAACACGCCTCCCACGCCGCCGCTTGCGCCCGAGGGCGGCGTCTCCGAGAAGGTCCTCGGAGCGCTGGTTCGGATGGGGTTCAAGCGAGCGGACGCGCGACGAGCCGTCGAGCAGGCACGCCTCTGCGAGGTGGAGCCGCTGCTCGAGCCGATGCTTCGCGCGACGCTCGCCATTCTCACACCCTGA